The following are encoded together in the Paraburkholderia sp. BL10I2N1 genome:
- a CDS encoding MFS transporter, translating into MSTSITREQQVMKKMAWRLMPLLIVMFLIAFIDRQNVGFAKLEMVQALGMTEAAYGLGASLFFIGYLLFEVPSTLALHRFGARTWLARIMITWGIITVLMAFTRSLPVFYSFRFALGVAEAGFYPGVIYYLTQWFPQSYRTRVLGLFTLGSSLANMLGALVGGLLLSLGGTLGLAGWQWVFLATGIPAILIAFVALKFLPSSVKEANFLSNEEKYIVVAALEREASPEAKESRPWGALLDPKVLMFAATYMLMSTSLYGVTYWMPTLVKSWGVSSSTNGLLNMVPWALATVLLLWLPGKLKREQVVLKAMVVVAGIGVVCFASSLVLPTVSLRFIALCVGGACIPLLYPCFWSLPPRFFSGARAAASVAAINCIGNLGGFFAQNLMPYVGKVSNSHVAPMLVPTACLLALAIGTAIAWTFGGHRKAELASSTVPL; encoded by the coding sequence ATGTCTACGTCCATAACACGCGAGCAGCAGGTAATGAAGAAGATGGCATGGCGGCTGATGCCCCTGCTGATTGTCATGTTCCTCATCGCGTTTATCGACCGGCAGAATGTCGGCTTCGCGAAACTGGAAATGGTGCAGGCGCTCGGGATGACGGAAGCTGCATACGGCCTCGGCGCATCGCTGTTTTTCATAGGCTACCTGCTGTTCGAGGTGCCCAGCACACTGGCACTACACCGTTTTGGCGCCCGTACGTGGCTTGCTCGCATCATGATTACCTGGGGCATCATTACCGTGCTCATGGCGTTCACGCGGTCACTGCCAGTTTTTTACTCGTTCCGGTTTGCACTTGGCGTTGCTGAAGCGGGGTTTTATCCAGGCGTCATTTACTACCTGACGCAATGGTTTCCTCAAAGCTACCGGACACGTGTGCTCGGTCTCTTTACGCTCGGCAGTTCGCTGGCAAACATGCTTGGTGCGCTGGTTGGAGGCCTGCTGCTTTCATTAGGTGGGACGTTGGGGCTGGCGGGTTGGCAATGGGTCTTCCTCGCCACCGGCATTCCGGCAATACTGATTGCGTTCGTAGCGCTTAAATTCTTGCCAAGCTCGGTCAAGGAAGCGAACTTTCTCTCGAACGAGGAAAAGTACATTGTGGTCGCAGCGCTCGAGCGCGAAGCTTCCCCTGAAGCGAAAGAATCCCGGCCGTGGGGTGCATTGCTTGACCCGAAGGTCCTGATGTTTGCTGCAACCTACATGCTGATGTCGACGTCGCTCTACGGTGTTACGTACTGGATGCCGACGCTGGTTAAAAGCTGGGGCGTTTCGTCGAGCACCAACGGCTTGCTTAACATGGTTCCGTGGGCGCTCGCGACAGTGCTCCTACTGTGGCTACCAGGCAAGCTCAAACGCGAACAGGTGGTGTTGAAAGCAATGGTCGTGGTCGCAGGCATCGGTGTGGTGTGCTTTGCGTCCAGCCTGGTATTGCCGACTGTCTCGTTGCGCTTCATTGCCCTGTGCGTGGGTGGCGCCTGTATTCCTCTGCTGTACCCTTGCTTCTGGTCGCTTCCCCCGCGCTTTTTTTCCGGCGCTCGAGCCGCGGCAAGTGTCGCCGCCATCAACTGCATCGGCAATCTCGGAGGGTTCTTCGCACAAAACCTGATGCCGTACGTCGGCAAAGTTAGTAATAGCCACGTCGCACCAATGCTTGTTCCGACTGCATGCCTGTTAGCTCTCGCAATCGGGACCGCCATTGCGTGGACATTCGGTGGGCATCGCAAGGCGGAACTTGCATCATCAACGGTTCCGCTTTGA
- a CDS encoding GntR family transcriptional regulator — translation MDMQSFSGKPDGRLPRYQQLRDDLVRRIAEGEWAPEKAIATEAELSQFYNVSTGTLRKAIDLLVADGVLTRTQGKGTFVRRPRFDSSLFRFFRFKSIDGKPVQPTAKVLSREVVKPNEAIRSSLQMKASEKTVHLSRVRLIEGQPVLSEEIWLPRSRFEAMATLPLGDFEDLLYPLYERLCRQIVASATEILNVQQATEADAALLRIDVGSPVILVHRVAADFAGTPIEWRTTRGAAAAFQYQVEIR, via the coding sequence ATGGATATGCAATCGTTCTCGGGCAAGCCAGACGGTCGATTGCCCCGATACCAGCAGCTGCGCGACGACCTGGTGCGTCGCATCGCGGAGGGCGAGTGGGCGCCTGAAAAGGCCATCGCCACGGAGGCTGAGCTCAGTCAGTTCTATAACGTATCAACGGGGACCCTTCGGAAAGCCATTGATCTACTGGTAGCCGACGGGGTGCTCACCCGCACCCAGGGAAAGGGGACGTTCGTCCGGCGTCCGCGTTTTGATTCGTCCTTGTTCCGCTTCTTCCGCTTCAAGTCGATTGACGGCAAACCGGTCCAGCCGACGGCGAAGGTGCTCAGCCGCGAGGTCGTGAAGCCGAACGAGGCAATTCGTTCATCCCTGCAAATGAAGGCGAGCGAGAAGACCGTTCATCTTTCCCGGGTCCGGTTGATTGAAGGCCAACCGGTTTTGTCGGAAGAAATATGGCTTCCCCGAAGCCGTTTCGAAGCGATGGCGACTCTGCCGCTCGGTGACTTCGAAGATTTGCTGTATCCGCTCTACGAGCGGCTTTGTCGCCAGATCGTGGCGTCTGCCACCGAGATTCTGAACGTCCAACAGGCAACGGAAGCTGATGCAGCGCTGTTGCGTATCGATGTTGGCAGCCCGGTCATCCTTGTGCACCGTGTGGCAGCGGATTTTGCCGGAACACCTATTGAATGGCGCACCACCCGTGGTGCTGCCGCAGCGTTCCAGTATCAGGTCGAGATTCGCTGA
- a CDS encoding MFS transporter: MFTWYKQGTPLERNTFWGCFAGWGLDALDVQMFTLAIPAIIAAYGIGLAQAGAISGVTLVSSAMGGWLAGALSDRVGRVRTLQITILWFAGFTFLCAFAQNFPQLLVLKALQGFGFGGEWAAGAVLMAETIRTDHRGKAMGAVQSAWAVGWAGAVLLYAAAFSWLPSDTAWRVMFGFGLLPAILVLYVRRNLREPARVAPSRAEPTVSVWGQIAQVFQPRVIKTTIIGAILGTGAHGGYYAIMTWLPTFLSRERHLSVLNTGGYLAVVIVAFWCGCIASAYLLDRIGRRRNIAFFAFACIVTVLAYVMLPLSNTEMLILGFPLGFFAAGIPASLGALFSELYPADMRGTGVGFCYNFGRIASAGFPVLVGYMSHSMSLGAAIGIDAAIAYGLAMGAVLLLPETRGKRLRPTGVEEASQPVADAGFALDHPRSQR, from the coding sequence ATGTTTACCTGGTACAAACAAGGGACACCTCTCGAACGCAACACCTTCTGGGGATGTTTCGCCGGTTGGGGCCTTGATGCCCTTGACGTGCAGATGTTCACGTTGGCAATCCCAGCCATCATTGCAGCCTATGGCATCGGCCTTGCACAGGCAGGCGCAATCAGCGGCGTGACATTGGTGTCATCGGCGATGGGCGGCTGGTTGGCTGGCGCCTTGTCGGACAGGGTTGGTCGTGTGCGGACGCTGCAAATCACGATTCTCTGGTTTGCAGGATTCACTTTCCTCTGTGCATTCGCCCAAAATTTTCCTCAACTTCTGGTCCTGAAGGCCCTACAGGGTTTCGGGTTCGGTGGAGAGTGGGCGGCGGGCGCGGTGCTGATGGCAGAGACTATCCGCACGGACCACCGCGGCAAGGCCATGGGTGCCGTGCAGAGTGCTTGGGCCGTCGGTTGGGCCGGTGCGGTGCTTTTGTACGCAGCAGCCTTTTCATGGCTGCCATCAGACACGGCGTGGAGGGTCATGTTCGGTTTTGGCCTGTTGCCTGCGATTCTCGTCCTTTACGTCCGCCGCAATCTTCGCGAACCAGCACGCGTCGCCCCTTCTCGTGCTGAACCGACTGTTTCTGTGTGGGGACAAATCGCACAGGTATTCCAGCCGCGCGTTATCAAGACCACCATCATCGGCGCGATTCTGGGAACGGGTGCCCACGGTGGGTATTACGCCATCATGACCTGGCTGCCGACGTTCCTTTCCAGGGAGAGACATCTGTCGGTCCTGAACACGGGTGGATATCTTGCGGTCGTTATCGTCGCCTTCTGGTGCGGCTGCATTGCGAGCGCCTACCTGCTCGACCGTATTGGTCGTCGGCGCAACATCGCTTTCTTCGCATTCGCATGCATCGTCACTGTCCTCGCCTACGTCATGCTGCCCTTGAGCAATACGGAAATGCTCATCCTGGGCTTCCCGCTCGGCTTCTTTGCCGCAGGTATTCCAGCCAGTCTGGGCGCACTTTTCAGTGAACTCTACCCCGCCGACATGCGAGGGACAGGCGTCGGCTTTTGCTACAACTTTGGCCGCATCGCCTCGGCAGGTTTTCCTGTGCTGGTCGGGTACATGAGTCATTCGATGTCGCTTGGGGCAGCGATCGGCATAGATGCGGCAATTGCCTATGGTCTGGCGATGGGTGCCGTGTTGCTCCTTCCCGAAACTCGTGGCAAGCGGTTGCGGCCGACTGGCGTCGAGGAGGCTTCGCAACCGGTCGCCGACGCCGGATTTGCGCTCGACCATCCCCGGAGCCAACGATGA
- a CDS encoding amidohydrolase family protein: MTQASPIARPWSPRVDTHAHVFSRTLPLANERRYAPDYDATLDAYRKLLDGNEIGNAVLVQPSFLGTDNSYLLQALARDRTRLRGVAVVSPDISEDDLVRLNDRGITGVRLNLVGQALPDISAAPYMTLWQRLSNLGWHVELHREASDLAPLIHSLLDVGLPVVVDHFGRPDPDSGTGDQGFKTLLDLGPSGRVWVKISGAYRCAKPGSDFMRDATNQLINAFGAERLMWGSDWPHTQFEDAVDYGQTLSAFLDLHLAPSHVDAILCSTPHSFYGFDKDPASDIVPTTPISQLTS; the protein is encoded by the coding sequence ATGACTCAGGCGTCTCCCATTGCGCGGCCATGGTCGCCGCGCGTCGACACACACGCACACGTGTTTTCAAGAACACTGCCGCTCGCGAACGAACGGCGTTATGCGCCCGACTACGACGCGACTCTGGACGCCTACCGCAAGCTTCTGGACGGAAACGAGATTGGAAATGCCGTCCTGGTTCAGCCAAGCTTTCTCGGCACCGACAACAGCTATCTCCTGCAAGCACTGGCCAGGGACCGAACCCGGCTGCGGGGTGTGGCAGTCGTTTCTCCCGATATTTCGGAAGACGACCTTGTGCGACTGAACGACCGAGGTATTACCGGAGTGCGCCTCAACCTTGTAGGGCAGGCGCTCCCCGACATCAGCGCAGCACCATATATGACGCTCTGGCAACGGCTGTCGAACCTCGGCTGGCATGTTGAGTTGCACAGGGAGGCATCGGATCTGGCGCCGCTCATCCATTCTCTGCTGGATGTGGGATTGCCTGTCGTGGTTGACCATTTTGGTCGCCCCGACCCGGACAGCGGAACAGGCGACCAAGGCTTTAAGACGTTGCTAGATCTTGGCCCATCGGGTCGCGTGTGGGTCAAGATTTCGGGCGCTTACCGCTGCGCGAAGCCCGGGTCAGACTTTATGCGCGATGCCACCAACCAGCTCATCAACGCATTTGGCGCCGAACGCCTGATGTGGGGCAGTGACTGGCCACACACGCAATTTGAAGACGCTGTGGACTATGGTCAGACGCTTTCCGCTTTTCTGGACTTACATCTTGCGCCCTCGCACGTCGATGCAATCCTGTGCTCAACACCGCACTCGTTTTACGGATTCGACAAAGACCCCGCAAGCGACATCGTCCCGACGACACCCATTTCTCAACTCACTTCCTGA
- a CDS encoding ATP citrate lyase citrate-binding domain-containing protein produces the protein MQVTGMLHGARLLQFVGFPTTEVLGPDASEEQIRAMLKKHGMIFVKPVFKGGVGKKGEAGLIGRATDLTTALKEKERLYFVEHQVANTISKANGVTFEAGVPAEYEVYFSITDSTHFRAPTMTLTHHGGVDIEELDKSQVVQIPFDPLTGLKAFVVANALSTLGAPKQIISPLVQHLPKLWELYHGFGMTTLELNPIRMREDSKGRLTPIACDFKCGFDRDDPRWQRLDLPAHLFAVDYSDFEQEINQLRTYQGQSDVYVINAKGSILAPTFGGGANSLVTQMLGDDAIISSDFGGNPPYEKMKEVARICFKHWIEQTNVLFIIGGKSNNTDIFETFRAMADALREHFSQHGSTPLYVVVGRGGPNLVRGMGALRDTLDSLGLPYTFFGFDSDMSEVVLHAKQVDQWMKAGGREQIAANLGIAVKQAA, from the coding sequence ATGCAAGTCACCGGTATGTTGCACGGCGCCAGACTGCTCCAGTTCGTGGGCTTTCCGACGACCGAGGTTTTGGGCCCGGACGCCAGCGAGGAGCAGATTCGAGCGATGCTGAAAAAGCACGGCATGATTTTTGTTAAGCCGGTCTTCAAAGGCGGTGTCGGCAAGAAGGGCGAGGCAGGTCTCATTGGTCGCGCGACTGACCTGACGACCGCGTTGAAGGAAAAGGAGCGTCTTTACTTCGTTGAACATCAGGTCGCCAACACGATTTCAAAAGCCAACGGCGTGACCTTTGAGGCCGGTGTGCCTGCCGAGTACGAGGTCTATTTCTCGATTACCGACTCGACACATTTCCGCGCGCCGACCATGACGCTCACACATCACGGTGGCGTCGACATCGAGGAGCTAGACAAATCGCAAGTTGTGCAGATTCCGTTCGACCCACTTACGGGCCTCAAGGCGTTCGTCGTGGCCAATGCGCTTTCGACGCTGGGCGCGCCAAAACAGATTATCTCGCCGCTTGTGCAGCACCTACCCAAGTTGTGGGAGCTCTATCACGGGTTCGGAATGACGACCCTCGAACTCAATCCAATCCGGATGCGCGAGGATAGCAAGGGACGGCTGACGCCCATTGCCTGTGACTTCAAGTGTGGCTTTGACCGTGACGACCCGCGCTGGCAACGCCTTGACCTGCCAGCGCATCTCTTCGCGGTCGATTATTCAGACTTCGAACAGGAAATTAACCAACTCCGCACGTATCAAGGACAGAGTGACGTCTACGTCATTAACGCGAAAGGCAGCATATTGGCTCCGACCTTCGGCGGCGGTGCAAACTCCCTTGTCACGCAAATGCTCGGAGACGACGCCATTATCTCTTCAGATTTCGGCGGTAACCCGCCCTACGAAAAGATGAAGGAAGTGGCCCGCATCTGTTTCAAGCACTGGATTGAGCAGACCAATGTGCTGTTCATCATTGGTGGAAAGTCGAACAACACAGATATTTTTGAAACCTTTCGCGCAATGGCGGACGCGCTACGCGAGCACTTTAGTCAGCATGGCTCAACGCCCCTCTATGTCGTGGTCGGCCGTGGCGGCCCGAATCTGGTTCGTGGAATGGGAGCATTACGCGACACGCTTGATTCGCTGGGCTTGCCGTACACCTTCTTCGGCTTTGACTCGGACATGAGCGAAGTGGTCCTGCACGCGAAGCAGGTGGACCAGTGGATGAAAGCGGGCGGCCGTGAGCAGATTGCCGCGAATCTGGGGATTGCGGTCAAACAGGCTGCCTGA
- a CDS encoding CoA-binding protein has translation MYKQGIGEFKYFVGVSSLSQVATRDDRVCVLNILGGESSDITPVGHAYSGGNVVFGTAPGKRGQVLETALGSVPVYNNVLEGLNDGHRFNCGVIYLPPSAARDGVAELIRVNPELKKIFIVTEKLAVSDSREIRAMGQANGVDIFGGNSLGVADAWNQVRIGGALGGDHPEEALRRGSIALYSNSGNFTTTIATYLRMAGWGTTTAISSGKDVYIQFAAPEFAAALANDARSKAAVLYVEPGGYYELDANFTKPVVACVVGRWKAKLTRAVGHAGAMSGGADDAASKEQWFLDKFGVSSMFTPDNPVVSAKGALVTNIAHIPAALTAVMRENACRPDFEPEGNLALKPWFSSHRGLSLPKALDLPVVQATGPYDAQIAALDKQVGAVPPRQSMKDASGASQMDPKSQVTSLYSVSMLDATQFPLETNVSLALLHEPGGVSDRALINVAVSAFLNLYGHPALAAAQAARDAGNAPNTVLAAAASIIGPRGQVAPRQAVRALIDAFAAVRLENATDENFNFSRAEVSDLSLFVGSEPDLRARAILAGLKARDVKSTFVRYIESLPGEPTADGVIAAICATLAWGPLMRKRISRLSAESLPWWMQLFGSLIGASVPSDQHGPDSFCGVETKAILEQRSLGETAFSALFGLSPGASDLFSFQLLVGLLLSNGPGTISAQGAKGAVSADGPEDPERVQLNKALIGFLTHSGYTHGGNGFEGIAFLLDQFRDSGLTDPGDPAHGLDLKALAMMYVQSYAKYKSSKKTSGSLDIQKIPGVNHPVFKDKPVNHDPREVFVRQLFAARDEYNIFHDFYRTLVQSLFDAGVSRNVYCVNVDAVIAALLLKMLWQPYRDGTYSPNALETAAFTIFLYPRMLGCAAEIDDHMNRGRNMDTRTPASECRFVA, from the coding sequence ATGTACAAGCAGGGCATCGGAGAGTTTAAATACTTCGTTGGAGTTAGTTCGTTATCCCAGGTTGCCACAAGGGATGACCGCGTTTGTGTGCTCAACATCCTGGGTGGTGAGTCAAGCGACATTACCCCGGTCGGTCATGCCTATTCCGGTGGCAATGTGGTGTTTGGCACGGCTCCGGGAAAGCGCGGCCAGGTACTGGAAACGGCACTGGGAAGCGTGCCGGTCTACAACAACGTTCTCGAAGGACTGAACGATGGCCATAGGTTCAACTGCGGCGTCATTTACCTGCCTCCTTCGGCAGCACGAGACGGCGTGGCTGAGCTTATCCGCGTCAACCCGGAACTGAAGAAAATTTTCATCGTCACCGAAAAGCTGGCTGTCAGTGACTCCCGCGAAATCCGCGCGATGGGCCAGGCTAACGGCGTCGACATTTTTGGCGGTAACAGTCTCGGCGTGGCCGACGCCTGGAATCAGGTGCGTATCGGGGGAGCGCTGGGCGGCGACCACCCGGAAGAGGCGTTGCGGCGGGGCTCGATTGCCTTGTATTCAAACTCGGGCAACTTCACGACTACCATCGCGACCTACCTGCGCATGGCCGGATGGGGCACGACTACGGCCATCTCCAGTGGCAAAGACGTCTATATACAGTTCGCGGCGCCCGAATTTGCTGCAGCGCTGGCAAACGACGCGCGAAGCAAGGCGGCCGTTCTTTATGTCGAACCGGGTGGCTACTATGAGCTCGACGCTAACTTCACGAAGCCGGTGGTTGCGTGTGTCGTGGGACGCTGGAAGGCGAAGCTGACCCGCGCAGTGGGACACGCAGGTGCGATGTCTGGAGGCGCGGACGACGCTGCATCGAAAGAACAGTGGTTCCTCGATAAATTCGGGGTGTCAAGCATGTTCACACCGGACAATCCGGTCGTGTCGGCAAAGGGCGCGCTTGTCACGAACATCGCGCACATACCCGCCGCTCTCACTGCAGTGATGCGTGAAAACGCCTGTAGGCCAGACTTCGAACCGGAAGGTAACCTCGCATTGAAGCCGTGGTTCAGCAGTCATCGTGGATTGAGCCTGCCTAAGGCGCTTGATTTGCCTGTTGTGCAAGCCACCGGCCCATACGATGCCCAGATTGCTGCGCTCGACAAACAGGTCGGAGCGGTTCCACCGCGACAATCGATGAAAGATGCCTCTGGCGCGTCGCAGATGGACCCCAAGTCACAGGTCACCAGTCTGTATAGTGTTTCGATGCTCGATGCGACGCAGTTTCCCCTCGAGACGAACGTTAGCCTCGCGCTGCTCCACGAGCCTGGCGGAGTTAGCGACCGTGCGCTCATCAATGTCGCTGTGAGCGCATTCCTGAACCTGTATGGCCATCCCGCGCTAGCGGCTGCGCAAGCTGCGCGGGATGCCGGGAACGCGCCTAACACTGTCCTCGCCGCGGCGGCGAGCATTATCGGGCCGCGTGGGCAGGTCGCGCCCCGCCAGGCGGTCCGCGCTCTCATCGACGCCTTCGCTGCGGTGAGGCTCGAGAACGCGACGGACGAAAACTTCAACTTTTCTCGCGCCGAAGTCAGTGACCTGAGCCTGTTCGTCGGCAGCGAACCCGATTTGCGGGCTCGCGCAATCCTGGCTGGGCTCAAAGCTCGCGACGTGAAGTCGACGTTCGTGCGATATATCGAAAGCCTCCCTGGCGAGCCGACTGCCGACGGAGTAATAGCGGCCATTTGCGCGACGCTTGCATGGGGACCGCTAATGCGCAAACGCATTTCGCGCCTTTCGGCCGAGAGCCTTCCCTGGTGGATGCAGCTGTTCGGTTCGTTAATCGGAGCGTCGGTGCCGTCGGATCAGCACGGTCCGGACAGCTTCTGCGGCGTCGAAACGAAAGCAATCCTGGAGCAGCGTTCGCTTGGCGAAACCGCCTTCAGCGCATTGTTCGGACTGTCGCCAGGCGCCAGTGATCTGTTTTCCTTCCAGCTGCTGGTCGGTCTGCTGCTGTCGAATGGGCCCGGGACGATTTCCGCGCAGGGTGCAAAAGGTGCGGTCTCTGCCGATGGTCCAGAAGACCCCGAGCGCGTCCAGCTCAACAAGGCGTTAATCGGCTTCCTGACGCATAGCGGTTATACACACGGCGGAAATGGATTTGAGGGAATTGCATTTTTGCTCGACCAGTTCAGGGATAGTGGACTGACTGACCCGGGCGACCCGGCTCACGGGCTCGATCTGAAAGCACTGGCGATGATGTACGTGCAAAGTTATGCCAAATACAAATCGAGCAAGAAAACGAGCGGCAGCCTCGACATTCAAAAGATTCCTGGCGTGAATCATCCGGTGTTTAAGGATAAGCCGGTCAACCACGATCCGCGTGAAGTGTTCGTTCGGCAGTTGTTTGCCGCGCGCGACGAATACAACATCTTCCACGACTTTTACCGGACGCTGGTGCAAAGCCTGTTCGACGCCGGGGTTTCGCGAAACGTCTACTGCGTCAACGTCGACGCGGTGATTGCCGCGTTGCTGCTCAAGATGCTCTGGCAGCCGTATCGCGACGGAACATATTCGCCCAACGCATTGGAGACGGCCGCCTTCACCATCTTTCTTTACCCGCGCATGCTCGGTTGCGCGGCTGAAATCGACGACCATATGAACCGCGGAAGGAACATGGATACACGGACACCAGCGTCAGAGTGCCGTTTCGTCGCGTAG
- a CDS encoding IS630 family transposase yields the protein MRIAAKVELSETQRKQLETWAAGRTTAVRLAERAKMILLAAQGKTDKEIGADLGIWRGTVARWRARFIADGVTGIERDETRPGRTPKISARKVKAIVALTTQQRPDNATHWSTRSMAAAAGVSAASVRRIWQAHGLKPHRVVSFKVSNDKHFTQKLEDIVGLYLDPPEHALVLCCDEKSQIQALDRTQPGLPLKRGRCQTMTHDYKRHGVTTLFAALNTLDGSVIGQCQTQHRHQEWLSFLRRIDRSTPKDKELHLIADNYATHKHPEVKAWLAKHPRFHMHFTPTSASWLNMVERFFRDLSENQLRRAALRSVPDLVSTIEQYIEKHNRHPKPFIWTAKASDILAKVTRARAKLNKMQSV from the coding sequence ATGAGAATCGCGGCGAAAGTTGAGTTAAGCGAAACCCAGCGCAAACAGTTAGAGACGTGGGCTGCTGGCCGCACGACTGCGGTTCGACTGGCCGAGCGTGCGAAGATGATTTTGCTTGCCGCGCAGGGCAAGACGGACAAAGAGATCGGTGCGGACCTGGGTATCTGGCGCGGCACAGTGGCGCGCTGGCGAGCTCGCTTTATTGCGGACGGTGTGACGGGGATCGAGCGGGATGAGACGCGTCCCGGGCGCACGCCGAAGATCTCCGCTCGCAAGGTCAAGGCCATCGTGGCGCTGACGACGCAGCAGCGTCCGGACAACGCGACGCATTGGAGCACGCGCAGCATGGCGGCGGCGGCCGGCGTAAGTGCGGCGAGCGTGCGGCGGATCTGGCAGGCGCACGGGCTCAAGCCGCATCGGGTGGTGAGCTTCAAGGTGTCGAACGACAAACACTTCACGCAGAAGTTGGAAGACATCGTCGGGCTGTATCTCGATCCGCCGGAACACGCATTGGTCTTGTGCTGCGATGAGAAGTCCCAGATCCAGGCGCTTGACCGGACCCAGCCGGGACTGCCGCTGAAGCGAGGTCGCTGTCAGACGATGACCCACGACTACAAGCGCCATGGTGTGACGACATTGTTTGCAGCGCTGAACACGCTCGATGGCAGTGTCATTGGCCAGTGCCAGACACAACATCGTCATCAGGAGTGGCTGAGTTTCTTGCGCAGGATCGATCGAAGCACGCCTAAGGACAAGGAGCTTCATTTGATCGCTGATAACTATGCCACCCACAAGCACCCCGAGGTGAAGGCGTGGCTGGCCAAGCACCCGCGATTCCACATGCATTTCACGCCCACCAGCGCCTCATGGCTAAACATGGTCGAACGCTTCTTCCGTGACCTGTCAGAGAACCAGTTGCGACGCGCGGCCTTGCGCTCGGTACCCGATTTGGTCAGCACGATCGAGCAGTACATCGAAAAGCACAATCGTCATCCGAAACCGTTCATCTGGACCGCTAAAGCTTCCGACATCCTGGCGAAAGTCACGCGCGCCCGCGCCAAGCTGAATAAGATGCAATCCGTTTGA
- a CDS encoding IS701 family transposase, whose translation MREDVDEFDAYLNHLAQTLGHADRHAGFKGYCSGLVLPLSRKSVEPMAAHIDPLHASAKHQSLHHFVAKADWSDREVLQRVREWVMPALDKHAAEESGYYWIIDDTGFPKKGKHSVGVARQYCGQLGKQDNCQIAVSLSIATQRGSLPIAWQLYVPKEWIDDRERARRAGIPDDLAFETKPQIALAQLREAIASGIAPGIVLADAGYGDETAFRESVTELGLLYAVGIRPGTSVWAPGTAPLPPKPWSGRGKPPTLLRRAPGHEPLAVKDLAMQLPASAWQTVTWREGSNAALSSRFAAVRVRPAHRDTWRSTVRDEEWLLLEWPDGDTEPLKYFFTTAPEEATLEQLVFVTKMRWRIERDYQDLKQEFGLGHYEGRGWRGFHHHATLSIAAYGFLMAQRLRMQSDGRGKKNFLECALPALPSDYIPRGSPARSTSRS comes from the coding sequence ATGAGAGAAGATGTCGACGAATTTGACGCGTATCTGAATCATCTGGCGCAGACGTTAGGGCACGCCGATCGCCACGCTGGCTTCAAGGGTTACTGTTCGGGCCTGGTGTTGCCGTTGTCTCGCAAGAGCGTCGAGCCGATGGCCGCGCACATTGACCCACTTCACGCGAGTGCGAAGCACCAGTCACTCCACCACTTTGTGGCGAAGGCAGACTGGTCTGACCGTGAGGTCCTGCAGCGGGTACGCGAATGGGTGATGCCCGCGTTAGACAAGCACGCTGCTGAAGAAAGCGGCTACTACTGGATTATTGACGACACGGGCTTCCCGAAGAAAGGCAAGCATTCGGTCGGCGTAGCGCGGCAATACTGTGGGCAACTGGGCAAACAGGATAACTGCCAGATCGCCGTGAGCCTGTCGATCGCGACGCAACGCGGGAGCCTGCCAATTGCCTGGCAGCTGTATGTCCCCAAGGAATGGATTGACGACCGGGAACGAGCGCGTCGTGCGGGCATTCCCGACGATCTCGCCTTCGAGACCAAGCCACAGATTGCGCTAGCCCAACTTCGAGAGGCTATAGCATCCGGCATTGCACCGGGCATTGTGCTCGCCGATGCCGGGTACGGCGACGAAACCGCTTTCCGTGAAAGCGTAACTGAACTGGGTTTGTTGTATGCGGTAGGGATCCGGCCGGGCACCTCTGTGTGGGCACCCGGTACGGCGCCGCTTCCGCCCAAGCCCTGGAGCGGGCGCGGCAAACCCCCGACATTGTTACGCCGCGCGCCCGGCCATGAACCGCTCGCAGTGAAGGACCTGGCCATGCAATTACCCGCAAGCGCATGGCAGACCGTAACCTGGCGGGAAGGTAGCAATGCGGCACTTTCCTCACGCTTTGCCGCCGTGCGGGTTCGTCCCGCCCATCGCGACACTTGGCGAAGTACCGTTCGCGACGAAGAATGGCTGCTACTTGAATGGCCTGATGGCGATACGGAGCCGCTCAAATACTTTTTCACTACCGCCCCCGAAGAGGCGACCCTCGAGCAGCTTGTGTTCGTGACCAAAATGCGCTGGCGCATCGAGCGCGACTATCAGGACCTGAAGCAGGAGTTCGGGCTCGGTCACTATGAAGGGCGAGGCTGGCGTGGCTTTCACCATCACGCCACACTGAGTATCGCTGCGTATGGGTTTCTGATGGCTCAGCGACTCAGAATGCAATCAGACGGACGTGGTAAAAAAAACTTCCTTGAATGCGCGCTGCCTGCCCTTCCCTCGGATTACATCCCCCGGGGCAGTCCAGCGCGCTCAACGTCACGTTCCTGA